The following proteins are co-located in the Pseudomonadota bacterium genome:
- a CDS encoding thiolase family protein, producing MQGKVVIAGVGHTAFGKLKGRSPVSLNVEACRNALNDASISKDEIDAVLVKYPTSNFQSKFGQTVAEALGIMPRIGGVWDQAGASGISMISFAAMAIEHDQCEVALVCMADNPRTGTRSAYAKPRGGADGSGTHGWVSTTAGYAMIARRHMEQHGTTEEQLAAVAINNRANGANNPNAQLQIPITLDDYLQSRLIVDPLRRDDCCLISDGGAAVVVMSAEHAKKAGVDKPVPILGFGQGQTSWEVAQRPDLTRTMAHKSGATAFKMAGLSPKDIDVAQFYDCFTITPIMSLEDYGFCKHGAGGPFVGDGGIGWDGGLPFNTSGGLLSETGMPGMQLVIEGVRQMRGEANLQVKNAKKGIVSNQGGEMHTHSTLILGQ from the coding sequence ATGCAGGGCAAGGTTGTTATTGCAGGAGTAGGGCACACTGCATTTGGCAAGCTTAAAGGGCGTTCGCCCGTATCTTTAAATGTTGAAGCTTGTAGGAACGCATTAAACGATGCATCAATCTCAAAAGATGAAATCGATGCAGTGCTGGTCAAGTACCCTACATCAAATTTTCAATCCAAGTTTGGCCAGACCGTCGCTGAGGCGCTTGGTATCATGCCGCGGATCGGCGGTGTTTGGGATCAAGCAGGAGCATCCGGCATTTCGATGATCTCGTTTGCAGCTATGGCGATAGAACATGATCAATGTGAGGTAGCGTTAGTTTGCATGGCCGATAATCCGCGAACGGGCACTCGGTCTGCCTATGCCAAGCCACGAGGTGGTGCTGATGGCTCGGGAACTCATGGCTGGGTCAGTACTACGGCGGGCTATGCAATGATAGCACGACGGCACATGGAACAGCACGGCACCACAGAGGAACAGCTCGCAGCGGTTGCCATAAACAATCGTGCAAACGGGGCAAATAACCCAAACGCGCAACTTCAAATTCCAATTACGTTAGACGATTACCTTCAGAGCCGTTTAATTGTCGATCCCCTGCGGCGCGACGATTGTTGTTTGATTTCAGACGGCGGCGCAGCGGTTGTAGTAATGAGCGCCGAGCACGCCAAAAAAGCTGGGGTAGACAAGCCGGTTCCCATCCTCGGGTTTGGTCAAGGCCAGACCTCTTGGGAGGTAGCGCAGCGGCCAGATCTTACACGTACAATGGCACATAAGTCTGGCGCAACAGCGTTTAAAATGGCCGGATTGAGCCCTAAAGACATCGACGTGGCACAATTTTATGATTGCTTCACGATTACACCGATCATGTCGCTCGAAGATTACGGCTTTTGTAAACATGGAGCGGGTGGCCCATTCGTCGGCGATGGGGGTATTGGTTGGGATGGTGGATTACCGTTTAATACTTCTGGTGGTCTTTTATCAGAAACAGGTATGCCTGGCATGCAGCTTGTTATTGAGGGCGTTCGCCAGATGCGGGGCGAGGCCAATCTTCAGGTCAAGAATGCGAAAAAGGGTATCGTTAGTAATCAAGGGGGTGAGATGCATACTCATTCTACCCTGATTCTCGGTCAATAG
- a CDS encoding DUF1538 domain-containing protein, which produces MRYGTFLSRYKIRHTKISYNDLTPKPDSEGAKSLRPGRIKVSLRYALGLLRPYLQTRFMEQVKAVVPLALYATLFQIFVLQYPVQAATTLLVGLLAVIVGLAAFMEGLNSGLMPFGNVIGSNLPQKASMPVVLIIIGILGVGVTFAEPAIGALQAFGSSVDVKQAPYLFEVLNNWTVPLVLIVGAGVGLAAIFGTLRFVYGWSLKPLIFFALAPSAMLTVYFWTVPDLRSVLGLAWDCGAVTTGPVTVPLVLAIGIGIANSAGKGGSTLSGFGIVTLASLFPVTAVLLLTLFVFFQITPAEIIANANAASASAGSVISMWEQTPAVEIVLGVRAILPLVIFLFLVLFLILKVKLSNKLVTIYGLVLCVVGMCIFNLGLTYGLGAIGTQTGQSLPAAFIQLPIIESSPIFSKEIGIALVIGFALILGFGATLAEPALNALGLTVQKLTNGAFKKSMLMYSVASGVSIGISLGVAKLVLDLDLATILLPLYGVGVVLTIFSSEEFVNVAWDSAGVTTGPVTVPLVLAMGLGLGSAVSAVEGFGILSLASICPIIAVLSMGIIIQINQSRNSSKQNAELEEV; this is translated from the coding sequence ATGAGATATGGGACCTTTCTTTCCAGATACAAAATTCGTCATACGAAGATAAGCTATAATGATCTCACGCCAAAGCCTGATAGTGAGGGTGCTAAATCTCTTCGGCCCGGACGAATAAAGGTTTCTCTGCGTTATGCATTGGGCCTTCTGCGGCCTTACCTTCAAACCCGCTTTATGGAACAAGTGAAAGCTGTTGTTCCTTTGGCACTTTATGCCACCTTATTTCAGATTTTTGTCTTGCAGTACCCAGTGCAGGCTGCGACGACCCTATTAGTAGGTTTGTTAGCTGTAATTGTAGGGCTGGCAGCCTTTATGGAAGGCTTGAATTCAGGTCTCATGCCCTTTGGCAATGTAATAGGGTCTAATCTTCCACAAAAAGCATCAATGCCAGTCGTTCTCATAATAATAGGGATTCTAGGGGTTGGAGTTACTTTTGCTGAACCTGCCATTGGGGCTCTTCAGGCATTTGGATCATCAGTTGACGTAAAACAGGCCCCATATCTCTTTGAGGTTCTGAATAACTGGACTGTCCCTTTGGTGTTGATAGTAGGGGCGGGTGTTGGTTTGGCTGCAATTTTTGGTACCCTCCGGTTTGTGTACGGGTGGTCTTTGAAACCATTAATATTTTTTGCGCTAGCACCGTCAGCGATGCTTACTGTTTATTTTTGGACTGTGCCTGACCTAAGAAGCGTATTGGGCTTAGCATGGGATTGCGGCGCTGTAACCACTGGGCCTGTCACTGTGCCGCTTGTTCTAGCCATCGGAATAGGAATAGCCAACTCAGCAGGGAAGGGGGGATCAACATTGTCTGGTTTCGGTATTGTTACCTTAGCCTCATTGTTCCCAGTAACGGCTGTTTTGCTGCTAACGTTGTTTGTGTTTTTCCAGATTACACCGGCAGAAATCATAGCCAATGCTAATGCCGCAAGCGCTTCGGCAGGTTCCGTTATTTCAATGTGGGAACAGACCCCGGCTGTAGAGATTGTTCTGGGTGTACGGGCCATATTGCCACTGGTCATATTTTTATTTCTAGTTCTGTTTTTAATATTGAAAGTCAAACTTTCAAATAAATTAGTTACAATTTATGGATTGGTCTTGTGCGTAGTAGGAATGTGCATTTTCAATTTAGGTCTTACTTATGGTTTGGGGGCAATTGGAACTCAGACGGGTCAATCTTTACCAGCTGCGTTTATACAACTACCAATTATAGAATCATCACCGATCTTCTCAAAAGAGATCGGGATTGCACTAGTGATTGGCTTTGCCTTAATCCTTGGTTTTGGTGCCACGCTTGCAGAGCCTGCCTTAAATGCCCTTGGGCTAACTGTCCAGAAACTCACAAATGGTGCATTCAAGAAATCGATGTTGATGTACAGCGTAGCAAGTGGGGTTTCGATTGGTATTTCATTAGGGGTTGCCAAGCTTGTCTTGGACTTAGACCTCGCAACAATCCTTTTGCCTCTTTATGGCGTAGGTGTCGTGCTCACAATTTTTTCCTCGGAGGAGTTTGTAAATGTTGCTTGGGATAGTGCTGGCGTTACGACAGGTCCTGTCACCGTTCCTTTGGTCTTAGCCATGGGGCTGGGCCTTGGTAGCGCAGTGTCCGCTGTGGAGGGTTTTGGAATTTTATCATTAGCCAGCATTTGCCCAATAATAGCCGTGCTCTCGATGGGAATTATTATCCAGATCAACCAAAGTCGAAATTCTTCAAAACAAAACGCAGAACTAGAGGAAGTTTAG
- a CDS encoding Zn-ribbon domain-containing OB-fold protein, translated as MNNDFPLPEVDQINKPFWDGLSEGKLLFQKCNDCSNTWLPARQECPNCLATDYTWTKASGNGVMKSWVVYHTSFIPAFKDRLPYNVAIVKLDEGPQMATNIVGEADYSKFSIDHPVELVIEKEHGINVARFRLINAE; from the coding sequence ATGAACAACGATTTTCCACTCCCTGAAGTTGACCAGATAAACAAACCCTTTTGGGATGGACTATCAGAGGGAAAGTTGCTATTTCAAAAGTGCAACGATTGCAGTAATACTTGGCTGCCAGCTCGTCAAGAATGTCCTAATTGCTTAGCAACTGATTACACTTGGACAAAGGCATCTGGCAATGGAGTGATGAAAAGTTGGGTTGTTTATCACACTTCATTTATACCGGCCTTTAAAGATAGGCTTCCTTATAATGTGGCGATAGTAAAGTTGGATGAAGGGCCTCAGATGGCCACTAATATTGTTGGTGAAGCGGATTATTCAAAATTTAGCATCGACCATCCCGTTGAACTCGTTATCGAAAAAGAGCACGGGATCAATGTAGCCAGATTTAGGCTAATTAACGCTGAATGA
- a CDS encoding Gfo/Idh/MocA family oxidoreductase: protein MVAKIRIGLVGASVSGTWSSRAHMPALKASEEFELTAVCTTKPESAEAARRAFGAKHAFDDFNKMVTSNEIDAVAVVVRVPSHFAPAKMAIEAGKHVYCEWPLGKTTEEAEILTALAKKKDIVTAVGLQARACPEIQYMKRLVEDGYLGEVLSVHCHVVRDGVLTRPSHRTWQRDITLGANSLTILNGHTLDALQYVAGAIKKISAIVDTRVPNWLDTGKNETVTVTSPDHIFIQGELFNGAPMTSHTAVIPFAGSGYRMAIYGDKGTLVIKGDDSVQLTKLCLFGAQGNNTLNEMDIPDSLNQVSAETPRGEPFNVGQMYFDFARSINEKNQCVPSFSTAVGLHNLIDKIQNASSKRCMISV, encoded by the coding sequence ATGGTTGCCAAAATTCGGATTGGTTTGGTGGGGGCTAGTGTTAGCGGCACTTGGTCTTCCCGTGCTCATATGCCGGCTCTAAAGGCTAGCGAGGAATTTGAATTGACGGCGGTTTGTACGACTAAACCTGAAAGCGCTGAGGCTGCTCGGAGAGCTTTTGGTGCTAAACACGCCTTCGACGATTTTAATAAAATGGTCACATCCAACGAGATTGATGCTGTTGCTGTGGTCGTAAGGGTTCCATCCCATTTCGCGCCGGCTAAAATGGCCATTGAAGCTGGTAAACACGTCTATTGCGAATGGCCATTGGGTAAAACTACCGAGGAGGCAGAAATACTAACGGCGCTGGCTAAAAAAAAGGACATTGTCACTGCGGTTGGATTGCAAGCTCGAGCCTGTCCGGAAATTCAATACATGAAAAGACTCGTCGAGGATGGTTATTTAGGAGAAGTCCTTTCAGTTCATTGCCATGTTGTGCGCGACGGTGTTCTTACTCGTCCCTCTCATCGCACATGGCAACGAGATATAACGCTTGGTGCCAACTCATTGACAATATTGAATGGTCACACTCTTGATGCGTTACAGTATGTGGCTGGTGCAATCAAAAAAATTTCGGCTATTGTCGATACACGCGTTCCAAATTGGCTCGATACAGGAAAGAATGAAACTGTAACGGTTACCTCTCCCGACCACATTTTTATCCAAGGGGAGCTTTTTAACGGTGCGCCCATGACATCCCACACTGCTGTTATTCCCTTCGCTGGAAGCGGGTATCGAATGGCTATTTATGGGGATAAAGGCACGTTGGTTATCAAGGGTGATGATTCAGTGCAGCTTACAAAGCTCTGCCTTTTTGGTGCACAAGGGAATAACACGTTAAATGAAATGGATATTCCGGATAGTCTAAACCAGGTTTCGGCAGAGACACCGAGAGGGGAGCCCTTTAACGTTGGTCAAATGTATTTTGACTTTGCGCGTTCCATAAACGAGAAGAACCAATGTGTCCCATCATTTTCTACTGCGGTAGGCCTCCATAATTTAATTGATAAGATCCAGAATGCATCCAGTAAACGATGTATGATTTCCGTGTAA
- a CDS encoding CoA transferase, with protein MTKDHHPLEGVTVLDFGQVYHGPYCGFLLAMAGAHVIKIEPKTGEHLRNRGTGDVITLPFAMLNSNKKCVTLNIKTDRGKEILKQMAEKADVLMENFAPTVMDRLELGYDVMKKVNPKLVYASGSGFGRTGPHRDKLAMDLTVQAVSGVMSVTGEMNGPPLKAGAAFCDFMAGIHLYAGITTALFEREKTNEGRLVEISMEEAVYQSLGSNLGIVYNTKKAAPRTGNRHGGLSLCPYNVYESKEGHVAIICSNDTHWQRLCSAMQRPDLAGEEKYRRNMGRVAEMDAIDAIINDWTKTLSNKEVDQLNDKFGVPSERIRDLLEVMNDPHMHQRGALQHMNHPEMGDIVVPHSALRFPETPLLPLEPSGLIGAHNDEIYGDWLGLSMEEVDALRAEEVI; from the coding sequence ATGACAAAAGATCACCATCCTTTAGAGGGCGTGACCGTCCTTGATTTTGGGCAAGTTTACCATGGTCCGTATTGCGGTTTCTTACTTGCTATGGCTGGGGCGCACGTTATCAAGATTGAACCTAAAACTGGTGAACATCTTCGCAACAGGGGCACTGGAGATGTTATTACGCTCCCTTTTGCTATGCTTAATTCAAATAAAAAATGCGTGACACTCAATATAAAGACGGACCGTGGAAAAGAAATTTTAAAGCAGATGGCGGAAAAAGCCGACGTGCTAATGGAAAACTTTGCACCAACGGTCATGGATAGGCTTGAACTCGGCTACGACGTTATGAAAAAAGTCAATCCAAAGCTTGTTTATGCATCAGGCTCGGGTTTCGGGCGCACTGGTCCCCATCGCGACAAGCTGGCAATGGATCTCACTGTGCAAGCGGTTTCCGGTGTGATGAGTGTTACTGGCGAGATGAATGGTCCTCCATTAAAAGCAGGCGCAGCATTTTGTGATTTTATGGCTGGTATCCACCTTTACGCAGGGATAACCACCGCGTTGTTTGAACGCGAAAAAACCAACGAGGGGCGGTTGGTAGAGATTTCTATGGAAGAGGCCGTATACCAAAGCCTAGGATCAAACCTTGGTATTGTTTACAACACAAAAAAAGCGGCCCCGCGCACAGGAAATCGACATGGTGGGCTCTCACTATGCCCTTACAATGTCTATGAAAGTAAAGAGGGGCACGTGGCTATCATTTGTTCGAATGATACCCATTGGCAACGACTGTGTAGTGCAATGCAACGCCCCGATTTAGCTGGTGAAGAGAAATATAGACGAAATATGGGTCGTGTAGCAGAAATGGATGCAATTGATGCAATTATTAATGATTGGACCAAGACCTTAAGCAATAAAGAAGTTGATCAGTTAAATGATAAGTTTGGCGTTCCGTCTGAACGGATACGCGATCTTCTAGAGGTAATGAATGATCCCCACATGCATCAACGCGGAGCTCTTCAGCATATGAATCACCCCGAGATGGGCGATATCGTTGTTCCGCATTCAGCATTGCGTTTTCCTGAAACACCATTACTTCCTCTCGAACCAAGTGGGTTGATTGGAGCCCATAACGATGAAATATATGGCGACTGGTTGGGGCTGAGCATGGAAGAAGTAGATGCACTCAGAGCTGAGGAAGTGATTTAA
- the nth gene encoding endonuclease III, producing MIKSERVRFISKKLNEIYPKIPIPLSHQNQFELLIAVLLSAQCTDERVNKVTPSLFALAKNSSEMSELAVEEIYQVIRPCGLAPQKSRAISNLSKILVTNFNGEVPESFEHLEKLPGVGHKTASVVMSQGFGHPAFPVDTHIHRLAQRWRLTSGKNVTQTEKDLKRLFPMHSWNNLHLQIIYYGREHCPARSCFGLDCIICKTCNPNRKTPIKTKKA from the coding sequence ATGATCAAGTCGGAAAGAGTACGCTTTATATCTAAAAAGCTTAACGAGATTTATCCAAAAATTCCAATTCCACTCAGTCATCAGAACCAGTTTGAATTACTTATTGCAGTTCTTTTAAGCGCCCAATGTACCGATGAACGCGTGAATAAAGTAACTCCCAGTCTTTTTGCTCTGGCAAAAAACTCTTCAGAGATGTCGGAGTTAGCCGTTGAAGAGATTTATCAGGTGATACGTCCTTGCGGATTAGCACCACAAAAATCTAGAGCGATATCTAACCTCTCAAAAATTCTTGTCACAAATTTCAACGGTGAGGTTCCAGAGAGCTTTGAACACCTTGAGAAACTGCCTGGTGTTGGTCACAAAACCGCCAGTGTAGTCATGTCTCAAGGGTTCGGCCATCCTGCCTTTCCAGTGGATACCCATATTCACAGGCTTGCACAGCGTTGGCGGTTGACAAGTGGCAAAAATGTTACTCAAACAGAAAAAGATTTAAAACGGTTATTTCCAATGCATTCTTGGAACAATTTGCATTTACAAATAATTTACTACGGCCGCGAGCACTGTCCTGCGAGAAGTTGTTTCGGGCTTGATTGCATTATTTGCAAGACGTGTAACCCAAACAGAAAAACACCAATCAAAACAAAAAAGGCATAA
- a CDS encoding ATP-dependent 6-phosphofructokinase gives MKKITKIGVLTSGGDCAGLNAAIRAITFRAINGFGWDVFGIKYGTQGLMERPVDTNKLDLSLFTGDFLRRGGTILGSINRGDPFAFPMPDGTVLDRSDEIISGYHNLGLDAVIAIGGDGSLAILRRLAQQGDMNLIGIPKTIDNDVGRTENSIGYATAVDVATEALDRLQPTAASHDRVMVLEVMGRDAGHIALSAGIAGGADAILLPEIKWDLSSLIQKLNDVRVATRNFALVIVAEAARLPTGEVVGRDRSNGEYRLGGVAHEIGRLIEEVTNIETRVTVLGHVQRGGVPNASDRLYASAFGVKAVDLIAEKKFDRLVVWSDRECSDVSLEDGIRDYRTVDLNGTLVKTARGLGIYIGDR, from the coding sequence ATGAAAAAAATTACCAAAATAGGTGTCCTTACAAGCGGTGGCGATTGCGCGGGACTAAACGCCGCTATTAGAGCAATAACATTCAGAGCCATCAATGGTTTTGGATGGGATGTATTTGGAATTAAATATGGCACTCAGGGACTTATGGAGCGACCTGTTGATACAAATAAGCTCGATTTGAGCCTCTTTACCGGCGACTTTCTAAGAAGAGGTGGAACTATTTTAGGTTCGATAAATAGAGGTGACCCTTTTGCTTTTCCAATGCCAGATGGCACCGTGCTAGATCGATCTGACGAAATCATTTCAGGATATCACAACCTCGGCCTCGACGCAGTTATAGCAATTGGCGGTGATGGTAGCTTAGCTATCTTAAGACGATTAGCTCAACAAGGAGATATGAACCTTATTGGCATCCCTAAAACCATTGATAATGATGTTGGTCGTACTGAAAACTCAATTGGCTATGCAACTGCTGTTGATGTCGCTACTGAGGCACTCGATAGACTACAACCAACTGCAGCAAGTCATGACAGGGTTATGGTTCTTGAGGTAATGGGACGGGATGCCGGTCATATTGCTCTTTCTGCGGGCATTGCGGGTGGTGCAGACGCAATACTATTGCCGGAAATCAAATGGGACCTGAGCAGCCTTATACAAAAACTCAATGACGTACGAGTTGCAACACGGAATTTTGCTTTAGTAATTGTCGCTGAAGCGGCGCGTTTGCCAACTGGGGAAGTGGTTGGGCGTGACCGTTCTAATGGAGAATATAGATTAGGTGGCGTTGCCCATGAGATAGGCCGCCTTATTGAGGAAGTCACGAATATTGAGACCCGGGTAACCGTTCTTGGTCATGTACAACGTGGAGGCGTGCCCAATGCAAGTGACCGTCTTTACGCATCTGCTTTTGGTGTCAAAGCGGTTGATTTGATAGCAGAGAAAAAATTTGACCGGCTCGTTGTTTGGTCGGATCGGGAGTGCAGCGACGTCTCTCTTGAAGATGGAATTCGAGACTATAGAACTGTGGATTTAAATGGCACCTTGGTAAAAACAGCGCGCGGGTTAGGGATCTACATTGGTGACAGATAG
- a CDS encoding TauD/TfdA family dioxygenase → MIGIKIIPLMEKIGAEVAGLDLRDTMSDAQSKVVRNALAKYGVIYLRGQKLEPEMQVRFTRVFGEPAINHNATKFGINGSPEIYRISNIVENGKPIGTAKAGTEWHSDMCYAMRPAKATMLHARKIPRLNGFALGDTSFANTAAAWEALPVKLKRKISKLRVIYDFTRRKRGAKPSKDAVQQYPPVAHPLVRSHPITGRKSLYVSGESAGIEGKSEEEGRILIEALASHVVHPAFVYRHSWSEGDVVVWDNCTCQHKAEVDYDLPLERLMWRTTVKGDIPK, encoded by the coding sequence ATGATAGGTATCAAAATTATTCCTTTAATGGAAAAGATCGGTGCTGAGGTGGCCGGTCTAGATCTCAGAGATACCATGTCTGACGCCCAGAGTAAGGTTGTTCGCAATGCTCTTGCTAAGTACGGTGTTATTTATTTGCGTGGGCAAAAATTAGAGCCCGAGATGCAAGTTAGGTTTACAAGAGTTTTTGGTGAGCCTGCTATAAATCATAATGCAACAAAATTTGGTATTAACGGCAGTCCTGAGATCTACCGGATCTCAAATATCGTTGAAAATGGCAAACCCATTGGAACAGCTAAAGCCGGCACTGAATGGCACTCGGATATGTGTTATGCAATGAGGCCGGCTAAAGCAACTATGCTACACGCAAGAAAAATTCCACGGCTCAACGGTTTCGCGTTAGGAGATACGTCGTTTGCTAATACTGCCGCCGCCTGGGAGGCACTGCCGGTGAAGCTAAAAAGAAAAATATCGAAATTGAGGGTAATTTACGATTTTACGCGGCGCAAACGCGGAGCCAAACCCTCTAAAGACGCTGTACAGCAATATCCCCCAGTAGCTCATCCTCTTGTACGATCGCATCCAATTACTGGTCGTAAGAGCCTTTATGTGTCTGGAGAAAGTGCCGGCATAGAGGGTAAAAGTGAGGAGGAGGGTAGAATTTTGATAGAGGCCCTCGCCAGCCATGTCGTACACCCTGCATTCGTATATAGGCACAGCTGGAGTGAGGGGGACGTCGTTGTGTGGGATAATTGTACATGTCAACACAAGGCTGAGGTAGATTACGATCTTCCACTAGAAAGGCTCATGTGGCGGACCACCGTAAAGGGTGATATTCCGAAATAA
- the purF gene encoding amidophosphoribosyltransferase, which produces MSISEEIEDRPRDECGVFGIYGHSDAAAITALGLHALQHRGQEAAGIVSFDGSHFFAERRLGLVGDNFTKPEVLCQLAGQSAIGHVRYSTTGDTILRNVQPLFADLSSGGFAISHNGNLTNARTLRNQLVNDGSIFQSTTDTETIMQLVANSERDGVLNRIIDALFQIEGAYAFSILTNKKLIGARDPIGIRPLVLGELNGAYILSSETCALDMVGANFIREIGNGEIVVITDSGIKSFNPFPEQSLRPCIFEYIYFSRPDSIVGGENIYDCRKAMGRQLALESSIEADMIIPIPDSGVPAALGYSETSKIPFELGIIRNHYVGRTFIEPQQSIRSLSVKLKHNANRSLFKNKRVVLIDDSIVRGTTSTKIVQMVREVGASEVHMRIAAPPIRFPDFYGIDTPKKEDLIAANYSLEEMQTYIGADSLAFLSVDGLYKAMGHPNGREASAPAFTDHCFTGDYPTFLRDQKNDKEIKQLSFLYESS; this is translated from the coding sequence ATATCCATTTCGGAAGAAATTGAAGATAGGCCGCGTGATGAATGCGGTGTATTTGGGATCTATGGTCACTCAGATGCCGCCGCTATCACAGCGTTGGGCCTTCATGCGCTTCAGCACCGCGGGCAAGAGGCTGCCGGCATTGTAAGTTTCGATGGTTCTCATTTTTTTGCCGAGCGGCGTTTAGGGCTTGTTGGCGATAATTTCACTAAACCAGAAGTGCTGTGCCAATTGGCGGGACAGTCAGCTATTGGCCATGTTCGTTATTCCACCACAGGAGACACGATACTGCGAAACGTACAGCCATTATTCGCGGATCTTTCGAGTGGTGGATTTGCTATAAGTCATAATGGAAACCTGACAAACGCACGTACTTTGAGAAACCAGCTTGTAAATGATGGCTCGATATTCCAATCGACAACCGATACCGAAACAATAATGCAGCTTGTTGCGAATTCTGAACGGGATGGAGTCCTAAATCGAATTATCGATGCCTTGTTTCAAATAGAGGGTGCCTATGCATTTTCTATCTTAACAAATAAAAAACTCATAGGAGCGCGAGATCCTATAGGTATCAGACCTTTAGTGCTGGGTGAACTCAATGGAGCTTATATTCTTAGCTCAGAAACCTGTGCTCTTGATATGGTGGGCGCAAATTTTATCCGAGAAATCGGTAATGGCGAAATAGTAGTAATCACTGACAGTGGTATTAAGAGTTTCAATCCCTTTCCAGAACAAAGCTTAAGACCATGCATTTTTGAATACATATACTTTTCGAGACCTGACAGTATTGTTGGCGGGGAAAATATATATGACTGTCGGAAAGCGATGGGCCGACAGCTTGCGTTAGAATCCAGTATAGAAGCAGATATGATTATCCCTATACCCGATAGTGGAGTACCCGCAGCTTTGGGATACTCTGAAACATCGAAGATACCTTTCGAACTTGGGATCATACGGAACCATTATGTAGGACGGACATTTATTGAACCTCAGCAGTCAATCAGGTCGTTGTCAGTCAAATTAAAACACAATGCGAATCGGTCCTTATTTAAAAATAAGCGTGTAGTATTAATCGATGACTCGATAGTCAGAGGCACTACATCGACAAAAATTGTACAAATGGTTCGTGAGGTTGGGGCGTCAGAGGTTCACATGCGTATTGCAGCGCCTCCCATAAGGTTCCCAGACTTTTATGGCATAGATACCCCGAAAAAAGAAGATCTTATAGCCGCTAACTATTCTTTGGAGGAGATGCAAACCTATATCGGCGCTGATAGTTTAGCTTTCTTGAGCGTTGATGGTCTTTACAAGGCAATGGGGCACCCGAATGGCCGAGAAGCTTCAGCACCAGCATTCACCGATCATTGTTTCACGGGAGATTACCCCACCTTTCTTCGTGACCAGAAGAATGACAAAGAGATAAAGCAACTCTCCTTTCTTTATGAAAGTAGCTGA
- a CDS encoding P-II family nitrogen regulator: MPDRHIIELTDVKLITCVLQNGLAEEVLEAAKNVGVQGATVSFARGTGIRDRMGLMGVTVDEQKEVIRIIVSEEQAPRVFDAMYLAGKLDTPGKGIMYIADLNSVATYVPEDVLNTAAGKE, encoded by the coding sequence ATGCCTGACCGTCACATTATAGAACTGACCGATGTAAAGCTCATTACATGCGTTTTACAAAACGGTCTAGCTGAGGAAGTGTTAGAAGCGGCAAAAAATGTTGGGGTGCAGGGGGCAACCGTAAGTTTTGCCAGAGGTACGGGCATTCGTGACCGTATGGGGTTAATGGGTGTTACAGTCGATGAGCAAAAAGAAGTGATACGGATTATTGTCTCGGAAGAGCAGGCCCCGCGCGTTTTTGACGCGATGTATTTAGCAGGAAAGCTTGACACTCCAGGAAAAGGAATAATGTACATAGCAGATCTTAATAGTGTTGCAACATATGTTCCTGAGGATGTTCTGAACACAGCGGCGGGTAAGGAGTAG